In the genome of Candidatus Kinetoplastibacterium desouzaii TCC079E, the window CTGTTATGTCTATATGTATGTCTTTAATTTCTACTATATATCCTACTATTAGAGCATTGAAATTTTCACCAGCACAAGTTTTAAATCATGTTAGATAATATAGTATTAAAAGCTGATAATATTTGTAAAACTTATATAGATGATAATAATAATTCTATTAATATTCTTAACGGGGTTAATCTTTGTATTAATAAATCTGAAATAGTAGTTGTTGTTGGTTCATCTGGTTCTGGTAAGAGTACTTTATTACATATATTAGGGTTATTAGATGTTCCGTCATCAGGATCTGTAATTATTCAAGGATTAAATACAGTAAATTTATCAGAAAAACAAAAAAGTATTTTACGTAATGTTAACCTAGGTTTTATATATCAGTTTCATCATTTATTGCCAGATTTGTCAGTATTAGATAATGTTTCTATGCCATTAATTATAAGAAGAAATTCATTTATACAGGCGCGTTATGAGGCTAAAATAATATTGGATTTAGTAGGGTTGTCAGATAAAGAAAATAGGATGCCTTATACTCTATCTGGAGGAGAGCGCCAAAGAGTAGCTATAGCACGTTCAATGGTAACTAAACCTGATTGTGTGTTGGCTGATGAACCTACAGGTAGTTTAGACAAGGTAAATGCATATAAAATGTTTGATTTATTTACACAATTAAGAAGCAATTTTGGTTCTAGTTTTCTTATAGCAACACATGATTCTGATCTAATTTCTATAGCAGATAGAAAGTTAATTTTAGAACATGGTACTTTGTTAGAATATTAAATTTTATAAAAGTAAATATAATTATTTTTTATTTAGATTGGTGATTGAGCAAGTAAAGAAAAGAAAAAATTAAATCGATAAAATAATCTTTTGTTTTTATTATTTATTTTTATAAATTTCCCGGTTAATGAATTGAGTTACTCCAACATTTTAATAGATTTACATTGTCATTCTAATATTTCTGATGGACTTTTGTCTCCTGAGGAATTAGCACATGAGGTATTTGAACGTCGAATAAAAATCTGGTCATTAACTGATCACGATACTACTGAAGGATTATTAAGGGCGGAGTCTGAGTCTAAAAATCTAAATTTATTTTTTATCAATGGTGTGGAAATTTCATCCACATGGAATGATAAAGTTATACATATACTAGGTTTAAATATTGATTATAAAAATACATTATTGCTTAATCTTTTGGAAAAAAATAGAAATTTAAGAGAAGAGAGAGCTTTTTTAATTAGTAAATATTTAGACAGTTTAGGTTTTGTTGGTTCAGTTGATTTTATTTTATCTCATTTAAAGGTATGTAATTTTATTGGAAGGATGAATTTTGCTAGATTTTTAGTTTTTAAGGGTTATTGTAAAAATATCAAACAAGCTTTTTCTAAATATTTATCTGATAAAAAAGTTGGAAATATAAATACTAAATATCCTTCTATAGATCAAGTGATATTTTCAATTAAATCTTCAGGTGGTAAGGCATTTATAGCCCATCCATTTAAGTATATGTTTACTAACAATGATCTTTATACATTGATGAATCAATTTTCTAAGTTGGGTGGGGACGGTATAGAATTTCCTTTGATGGCTAATAAACACAATTATAAATTAACTATGGATCTAATTACTAGATATAATTTTTTGATTTCGTATGGTTCAGATTTTCACTCACATAAAGATGATTTAATGACTTTAGAAAAATATTCTAGTATTCCCAATAATCTTAAAAAAGCATGGTGGGATAGCTGATGTTTTTTTGTAACTATTTCATTGTATGATTAAAAATATTTCTTAATTTTTATAAATCATGTTTATTAATTACGTGTTAGAATAAAAGAAATATTTATTGGTTTAATTACATTAAATAATATTATTTAATTTTATTTCCAAGGTAAGATTTATATCGTGCTAATAGTTCAAAATTTATCAGGTTCATCAGCCATTTCTGATTTTCGTCGTCAAAACTTATTATCTAAATTAAATCTTTTAGGAGTTGAAGTATCAAATATAAATGCTCACTATGAGCATTTTATTCTGACAAATGAACATTTGTCAGAAAGCAATAATAATTTATTATCAAAATTATTAGAGTATGGTTCTAAATATTCTATAGAAAGTTTAGATGGTTATAAATTAGAATTATTAGTTTTACCACGTTTAGGAACAGTTTCACCATGGTCTAGTAAAGCAACTGATATTGCTCATAATTGTGGTTTAAATTCTGTAAGGCGTATAGAAAGAGGAATTCGTTATATCTTCTCATTTAAAAATGATTTGTCTAGTATTTCTGATGAGGATTTAAAAATATTATTGGATTGTGTGCATGATAGAATGACAGAAACTGTTGTCGATTCTGATTTTAATTTTGAAGAATTGTTTTCCTATAGTATTAGGAATGCTATGAGTACAGTACCTCTTATGAAAGAGGGTCGTGTTTCTTTAGATAAAGCAAATAAAGACCTTGGATTGGCTTTGTCTGAAGATGAAATTGATTATTTGGAAAAATCATTTTGTGATTTAAAAAGAGATCCAACGGATGTTGAGCTTATAATGTTTGCTCAAGCTAATAGTGAGCATTGCAGACATAAGATTTTTAATGCAAAGTGGTCCATAGACAATAAAGAACAAGAAAAGACCTTGTTTGAAATGATTAAAGACACTCATAATAATCAACCAAAAGGGACTATTGTTGCTTATTCTGATAATTCTGCAATTATGGAAGGTAGAAATTTAAATAATTTTAGATCATCTTATTCATCTGCAGAAAACAAGTTTGTATATAGCAAGTCTCAAACTATGTTGCACAATATTATGAAGGTTGAAACTCATAATCATCCAACAGCTATTTCTCCATTTCAAGGATCTTCTACTGGAGCCGGTGGTGAAATAAGAGATGAAGGAGCAACTGGACGAGGATCTAAGCCTAAAGCTGGTCTTACTGGTTTTACTGTTTCTCATTTGAGATTTAATGATTTGATACAGCCATGGGAAGAAGATTTTTATAAAATTCCGAGTCGTATATCTAGCCCATTGTCTATAATGATAGATGCTCCTTTAGGAGGAGCATCTTTTAATAACGAATTTGGACGACCAAATATTCTTGGTTATTTTAGATCATTTGAGCAGACTATAGGCAATGTGCATTGGGGGTATCATAAACCAATTATGTTAGCAGGTGGATTGGGGATAATAGATGCAAATTTAACCCATAAGAAAAGCATTCCTGAAGGAGCTCTATTGTTGCAATTGGGAGGTCCTGGTTTTCGTATTGGTATGGGTGGTGGTGCAGCATCTAGTATTTCTATAGGTGCTAATATTGAGAAATTGGATTTTAATTCTGTTCAAAGAGCTAATCCTGAAATTGAGAGAAGAGCTCAGGAAGTTATTGATCGTTGTTGGCAACAAGGGGAAAATAATCCAATATTGTCAATTCATGATGTTGGTGCAGGGGGGTTGTCAAATGCTTTTCCAGAACTAATTAATGATTCTAGAATGGGTGGTGTATTTGATTTAAATAGAATACCAGTAGAAGAGAATGGTATGTCTCCTGCTGAAATTTGGACTAATGAGTCTCAAGAGAGGTACGTGTTAGCTATTCTGCCTGAAAATTTAGAAAAATTTGGCATTATAGCTGCTAGAGAACGTTGCCCTTATAGTATAATAGGGGTTGCGATTAATGATCGACATTTGTATTTATTAGAAGGAAATAGTCATTCTAGTATTGATAGTCTTTTAAATATAAAGAAAGATATTAAGCAAAATAATCCAATTGATTTGCCTTTGAATATTATTCTTGGTAAACCACCTCGTCTAATAAAAAATGTTAAACATTCCTTGTATAAAAGTGATTCTTTAAATATTCAGAATGTTGTTTTGGATGATGCTATATCTAGAGTATTGAGTCATCCTACTGTGGCTAATAAATCATTCTTGATTAATATAGGGGATCGTTCTGTTGGTGGATTAGTAGCTAGAGATCAAATGATTGGTCCTTGGCAAATTCCTGTTTCTGATTGTGCAGTTACATTGGGAAGCTATGATTGTTTTTCTGGTGAGGCAATTGCTATAGGGGAGCGTTCTCCTATAGCAATTGTTAATTCTTCTGCTTCTGTGCGTTTATCTATTTCTGAGTCATTAACTAATTTAGTTGCTGCTGATGTTAAAAATATAGATGATATAAAATTATCTGCAAATTGGATGGCTTCTTGTGGTGATGATGGACAAGATGCCAGTTTATATGATGCTGTATCATCCGCTAGTAATTTTTGTAAAAAAATAGGACTTTCCATACCTGTTGGTAAAGATTCTTTATCTATGAAAACTATAACTGATGATAATTTGCATGTTGTTTCACCAGTTTCATTAATTGTTTCTGCTTTTTCTCCTGTTACTGATGTTAGGAAAACTCTAACTCCTCAATTAAAGAAAGATTTTAATACTAAATTAATATATATAGATCTGGGTTTTGCTAAAAATCGTTTAGGTGGTTCTATTTTAGCTCAAGTTTATAATCAATTTGGTAATGAAGTTCCTGATATAGATGATCCTTTAAAGTTAAAAGACTTTTTTTATGCTATAAGATCTCTTGCTGATAAGAATATGATTCTAGCATATCATGATAGATCAGATGGAGGTTTGTTTACTACTATTGCTGAGATGTCTTTTGCTGGACATATTGGTGTTTCTATTAATCTAGATGATTTGATTACTTCTAACAGTGATGAAAGTATTCTTAGATTATTATTTTCTGAAGAATTAGGGGCTGTTATTCAGATTCCTAGTGACTTATATAATGATGTAATGAATTGTCTTTCAGATTTTAATATATCTTCTAATTCTTATTTGTTAGGTTCTATAAATAAAGATGATAGTTTTGATATAAATTACAAGAATAAGATTATATGGAAAAAAGATCGTTCAGATTTAGGTTTAAAATGGAGTGATGTCGGTTATAGAATTTCTTCTTTGAGAGATAATCCTGAGTGTTCTAAGGAAGAATTAGATTTATGGAATGACAAAGAAGATCCTGGATTAAATCCGTTTCTATCTTTTGATTTTATGAAAGATAGTGATGTTGTTGCACCATATATTAATAAAAAGATACGTCCTAAAGTAGCTATATTGAGAGAACAAGGATGTAATAGTCATGTTGAAATGGCTTGGGCTTTTGATCAGGTTGGATTTACAGCGATAGATGTTCATATGACTGATTTGCTAAATAAAAAAGTAGATCTTTCTGATATGAATGGGTTAGTTGCTGTTGGTGGTTTTAGTTATGGCGATGTTTTAGGGGCAGGTGAAGGTTGGGCTCGTAGTATTCTTTTTAATAATTTATTACGTGATCAATTTTCTTCTTTCTTTTCTAATAAAAATACTTTCTCTCTTGGGGTATGTAATGGATGTCAAATGATGACTGCTTTATCTTCTATTATTCCTGGAGCAGATCATTGGCCTAGATTTACTCGTAACAAATCAGAAAAATATGAATCTCGTTTGTCAATGGTAGAAATTTCTCCTTCGCCTTCTATTTTTTTTCAAGGAATGACTGGATCAAGAATTCCTATAGTAGTTGCTCATGGTGAAGGTTATGCTGATTTTTCTCAATTTGGAAATATAGATCTTGTTTGTACTGCAGCTCGTTTTGTAGATAATAGAGGTAATATTACAGAATCATATCCAATGAATCCTAATGGTAGTCCTTCTGGTATAACAGCTGTTACTACAGATGATGGTAGAGTTACAGTTATGATGCCTCATCCTGAAAGAGTATCGCGTAATATTATGTTTTCATGGGCTCCTTCTAGCTGGCTTGATCATAGTGATCATAGTCCTTGGATGTATTTTTTTAAAAATGCTAGAACTTGGCTTTCTTAATCAAATTATTAAATACTGATAGTATCAGACATAAAAATATTTCTGATACATCAGTATTTATTCTATGTTTTGGGATTGTTCTCTTATTTTTTCTATAATCAATTTTATATCTATAGCATAGTGTGATATTTTTATATTTGTTGATTTAGAACCTAATGTGTTTATTTCTCTACCCATCTCTTGGGTTAAGTATTCTATTTTTTTACCAATAATTGTTTCATTTTTTAAATGAGTAATATTGAGAATTTCTTGTAAATGTATTCTTAATCTATCTAATTCTTCTGAAATATCAGTTTTTAATGCATTTACAGAAGATTCTTTAAATATTCTTTCTTTTATTTCTATGCTACTTATAGTGGTTAATCCGTTAGGAAATAACTCATTAATATTATTTTCTATTTTTTTAGAAAGCTTTTCTTGGTATTTTGATACATCTTCATCAATATATAATTCTATTTTTTTTATTATGGTGCTTATATCCTCAACATATTTTTTTATGATTTTAGAAAGATGTGATCCTTCTCTGATTCTATCTTTTTGCAAGTTATTTATTGCTTCAATTATTGCTGAGTTTATGATGTTTTCATTTATTTCCATATTTTCATATAATAATTGATCTTTATTTTTATAAAAAATATTGATAATCTCTGAAGAGTTTGGTGGTGAGGTATTGGGTATATTTTGTTTGATGTAATTTAGATGATTATTAATTTTTTTTATGAATTTTTCAAAATCATTATCTAATTTATTTCTTTTGTGGCCTATTTTTACTTCTATTTTTCCTCTTAAAATATTTTCTGTAATAGAGCTTCTAATTTGTTTCTCAATATGGCTATATGTTTCTGGAATGTTTATTTTGATATCTAGAAATCTGCTATTTAAACTACGTATTTCTATGAATAATGTTTCGTTCTCATTAATTTTTATTTGTGAGCTCCCAAAACCTGTCATACTATGCATATCTGTAATCACTTTATATTATGTTTTTTAAAATATTTTAGTCTATTATAATTTTTTATTAGACTATATGGTGACTTTATTTATAGGATGGGTTTATATATGAGTATTGTTCGTCCTTGTGGAAGATCATTTGATGAGATTCGCCCTGTTAAGATAGATAGACATTTTACTAATAATTCACAAGGATCTGTTCTAATAAGTATAGGAAATACTATTGTTCTTTGTACTGCTAATATTGTAGAAGGAGTTCCTGATTTTATAAAAGGTCAAAGAAAAGGATGGTTAACAGCTGAATATAGTATGTTGCCTGGATCAACTAATTCTAGAGTTAGTAGAGAGTCAGTAGTAGGCAAACAGAATGCTAGAACTCAAGAGATACAAAGATTTATTGGTCGTAGTTTAAGATCAGCATTTGATTTGAGTTTTTTGGGAGATAATACTATTAGAATAGATTGTGATGTTTTGCAAGCTGATGGTGGAACAAGATGTATTAGTATAACTGGTGCTTATATTGCTGTTATTGAAGCAATTTCATGGTTTAATAAAAAATATACAATTATAAATAATCCTATTGTTGAAAATATAGCAGCTATTTCTGTTGGTATTGTTGATAATAATATTTTATTAGACATGAACTATGAAGAAGATTCAAATTGTGAAGTAGACATGAATATTGTTATGAGTAACAGTGGTAATTTTATTGAAATACAATCTTCCAGTGAGAAGAAAACATTTGATAAAAGAAAATTGGATTTAATGTTATCTCTTGCAGAGAAAGGTATCTTAGAATTAATCTCTTATTATTAAGATAAAATCAATTATTTATTGAGGTGTTTTGTGAAGCCTAATATTGTTTCTTCATTAGACTCTTGGTTAAGTTATTTAGAATCAATACATCCTAAGAGTATTGACTTGAGTTTAGATCGCATAAAAATTGTTGCTGATGCTATGAATATTAGTATCAAAGCTATTAAGTTTATTATAGGTGGCACTAATGGTAAAGGATCGACATGTGCATTCTTAGAGTCTTTTTTATTGGAATCTGGTTATGCTGTTGGTCTATATACTTCACCTCATATAGTTTTGTTTAATGAACGTATTCGAGTTAATGGTAATTCTGTTGAAGATGAAGAAATTGTAGAAAACTTGTCTTATGTAGATAAATGCCGTGGAAAAATATCATTGACATATTTTGAGTTTACAACGTTGGCTGCTTTAAATATTTTTTCTAAAAATAATTTAGATGTTCTAATACTAGAAATAGGTTTAGGAGGAAGATTAGATGCTGTAAATATAATTGATGCAGATTGTTCTATTGTCACTAATATTGGGATTGATCATATTGAATGGCTAGGTGATACAAGAGATTTTATTGCAAAAGAAAAAGCTTTTATATATAGAAGTAATAAGCCTGCTATATGTGGAGATTTCTCTCCACCAGATTCTTTGTTAAATCATGCTTCTGAAATAAATACTAATTTATATTTAATAAATAAAGACTTTCAATATGAAATTGATATAGCAAACAGGGAATGGTCATATTTTGGTATTAATTATATATTTAAAAAACTACCTTTTCCAAAGATTTTTGGAGATAATCAAATTATAAATGCTTCTGTTGCTTTGGCTGCTTTAGATTTGTTAAATTATTACTTACCTGTTCAATATAAAAATATTTGCAGTGGAATTGAAAAAACATTTGTTCCTGGTCGTTTCCAGATAATATCAACTAACCCATCAATAATTATTGATGTTGCTCATAATTCTCATGCAGCAAGCATTCTTTCAAAAAATTTGCAGGCTATGGGTAGTTTTTCTAAAACATATGCTGTTATAGGAATGCTTAAAGATAAAGATTTAATAGACGTAATTAAAAAAACATCAATAAATATAGATTATTGGTATTGTGCTAGCACATATGGTTCAAGAGGATTAAAAGCTTCAGATCTATCACATGTTATAAATAAAACTATTGATTCTAATGATGTAATTACATATGATTTTAGTAGTCCATATCAAGCCTTATGTGCTGTTTTAAGTAAAGCTAGTGAGCAAGATAGAATAATAGTATTTGGTTCATTCACAACTGTTGCTGATATTTATAATAATATTCATCATATTTTATGAGCAATGTGTTATTGTTAATAATTACATAATATGGTTTGTATAGTGTTTTTATAATAATTTTGAAACAAATGATTATATCAATATTATTATTTGTTTTTTTGTGTATAGCAAATGTGTTGTTATAAATGAAAATATTTTTATTTTTAAAACAATAAATTATATAAAACAATAAATAAGGTATGTCTTTTATTCTAGAGATGCTGTTTTTTTAGATATTAACAATCTGAATTGTTAGTAGAAAAGAAGGTTTTAAAAAGTGAAATAGTATATTTTATTAAAACAAATTAGTCGTTATTGAATATAGTTATAAATAGCATGTGATAAAGAAAATAAAAAAATGAAGATTATATTTAAATTATTTTTTACATATTCTTTAAATTCTTAAAAGAATGCAGATAAAACTAGTAACTATATATTTAATTTTTCTATAAAACTATTTAGTGTAAAACTGTGAATTTTCTTGATTATATTTTTTTGATTATATTATTTCTTTCTTCCTTAATAGGGTTTTTTCGTGGTTTTATAAAAGAGTTTTTGTCTTTATCTGCTTATTTGGTTTCATTTGTAGTTGCAGTTTTATTTGCTCCTATTTTTAGTTGTTATTTAAATAATCATATAGAATCTTTATTTATAAAAGATTCTATATCTTATATAAGCACCTTTATAGTTTCTTTAATTCTTTGTTCTTTAGTTAGTAGCATGTTATCTTATTTTATATGCCAAATTGGCATTGCTAATGTAGATAGATTTCTTGGAATGATATTTGGCTTATTACGAGGAATGTTTTTAATTGTATTAATAGTTTTGTTTTGTTGTTGTATTAATTTGTCTCAAGAAAATTGGTGGAATAATGGTATTTTTATAGATCCTATAATGATGTTCATTGAGGATATTAAATTATATATACCATATTCTTACAAATTAAAAGATTGGCTTCCTTAATTTATTCAGGAAAAATAATTATGTGTGGAATTGTTGGTGTTATTGGACGTAGTCAGGTTAATCAGCTTTTATATGATGGTCTTTTACTTTTACAACATAGAGGTCAAGATGCTGCAGGTATTGCAACAGCAAACAATGGTTTGTTTAACCTTCATAAATCACATGGTCTTGTAAGGGATGTTTTTAAAACTCAAAACATGCTTTCTTTGCCTGGATTCCAAGGAATAGGTCAAGTTCGTTATCCTACAGCTGGTTCTAATAATAGCGAACATGAAGCACAACCATTTTATGTTAATGCTCCATTTGGAATTATGTTTGCTCACAATGGTAATTTAACAAACTGGAAAGAATTGAGAGAAGCTTTATATAAAAAAGATCAGCGACATATAAATACAAATTCCGATTCAGAGGTGTTATTAAATGTATTTGCTCACGAATTACATTCTGTATCGAATGGTATTTCTTTAGATGAAAATGCAATTTTTAAAGCTGTGGCTAATTTACATAAACAAGTTCGTGGTGCATATGCTGTTGTATCATTAATAGCTGGTTATGGTTTGGTCGCTTTTCGTGATATATATGGAATCAGACCTTTATGTATAGGTCGTCAGGATACAGATAAAGGTGTGGAATGGATGATTGCATCTGAGTCTGTAGCATTAGAAGGTAATGGTTTCAAGTTTGTAAGAGATGTAGCTCCTGGTGAAGCTGTATTCATAGATTTAGATGGAAATTTTTTTAGTAAAGTTTGTTCTAATGAGAGTGTTTTAACTCCTTGTATATTTGAATATATTTATTTTGCTAGACCTGATTCTTTTATAGATGGAGTATCTGTATATGATACACGTTTACGTATGGGAGAATATTTGGCTAAGAAAATTTCTAAGGAAATTAGTTCTGGTGATATTGATGTGGTTATACCTATACCTGATTCTTCCAGACCGGCTGCTATGCAATTAGCAGATTCTTTAAATTTAAACTATAAAGAAGGTTTGATTAAGAATCGTTATGTTGGTAGAACATTTATCATGCCAGGACAAGCAGTGCGCAGAAAATCTGTAAGGCAAAAATTAAATGCTATTGGGTCGGAATTTAAAAATAAAAATGTATTACTGGTAGATGATTCTATTGTTAGAGGAACAACAAGTAAAGAAATTGTAGAAATGGCAAGATCTGTTGGGGCCAAGAAGGTTTATTTTGCATCTGCAGCTTCTCAAATTAGATATCAAAATGTATATGGTATAGACATGCCAACTCAAAATGAATTGGTAGCTTCTAATAGAAGTGATGAAGAGGTAAGAAGATTTATAGGAGCAGATCATTTAATTTATCAAGATATAGATGACATGAAACAAGCTGTTAGAGATATAAAACCATCATTATCTAATTTTGAAGCTTCTTGTTTTGACGGGATTTATATAACGGGAGATGTTAATCCTGAATATTTATCTAAATTAAGTAATAGTAGAGTTTCTTAAAAAATCTATATATAATAATATAACAAAATAACACAATCGATGATTGTTAAGTTATTTTGTTATATTAATTCTAATTTAGTTCTTTCTTAGAGCAATTGAAAATGAGATTATAGTTAAAACTACAAACAAAGATAAACTCCAAATAAAATACTCTATTCCAAGTAGAATAACTGGATCATCTGCGCAAGAGGAGTATATATTAAATAACCAAGGCATTGCTGAATCAAATCCTGTGTTACTAATGATCTTATCTGCAGGAGTAATAACACATGATAAATTTTCAGAATGGAGTGCATTCTGAAGTAATGCTGCTATGATTCCCATGATACTAAGGATTCCTACTATAACTGCTACTATTTTGGATATCATAGTGTTTTTTATAAAGTAAGCAAAGAATGAAATTATTCCTATAAAGAAGAATAGCAGTCTTTGTACAACGCACCATGCACATGGTTGCATATCAAAAATATGTTGGGATATTAAAGCTGCCCCTAAAGATATTATACATAGAGTTGATATGAAAAGAAAAAGTTTGTCACCTAAATACTGTTTCATAGTAGTCTTTGTTTAGTACATAGAGATATTGATTTCTTTATCTCTATGTAGTTTGTATTATTATAATCTTTTATAAGAATGTGTTTACCAATCCTTGCACGCCTGCCCAGCAAACTTGAACTCCTAGGCAAAGCATAATAAATGCAGACAATCTCATAAATACTGCTGTACCACTTTCACCTAATTTATTTAGCATTTGTGAAGCAAACTTCATACAAATATAAAGAGTAAACGTGGCTAATAATATAGCAGGAACAGCACCTGAAAATTTTAGTAATGCATTAGAAAAATTTTCATCTAAGATGGATACTCCAACAGTGATTGCTCCAGCAATTGCACCAGGACCAAAAGTTACTGGAAAGGTAAGAGGATAAAAAGATTTAGAATTCGCTTTTTCTAAAGACATTGAGTTGTCCTGTGATGAATCATTTGATTTTTCATCAGATGCTGTGACAAGATTCCAGGCGCTATACATAATCAAAACTCCACCACCTATTCTCACTATAGGTAGAGAGATTCCGAATAATGCTAATATAGCGTTTCCTATTATCATAGTTGATATTAACATTATAGAAACATTAATGGCTACTTTTTTTGCTAGCATAACTCTTATTTCTTGAGAAGCTCCTTCGGTCATAGATAGAAATATTGGCGCAATGGCAGGAGGGTTTAAAAATGGCAATAGTGTTGCCAATGTAAATAAAAAACTTTTTATTAATGGAAATGAGGTATCTAACATAATAATATTATAGAAAAATTAAAATAATTTGTTTTGTTTTATGTAATTAAATATACATAGTATAGATTAATTGCCTGTTTTATTTGGCTATATTTATATAATTTGAATAAGTATTCATAGATAATTAATCCCTGACTAAGCAGAGTATCGTTATCTTTTATATCATATAGATACTCCTAATGTTATGTGCACTATCACTATGTGAATAATGCAATTGTTATTCATATAACCTAAGAAATTCTACTCATATTATCGTTTTGATAATATATTCAACTATTTTAGTAAAGATAACACAATTAGAGTATTCAGGAAATTATTAAAAAAAACTTATTGTTAAATATTTTTTATAAAATTTGGAGTTGATTTCATTTTTGGTGATATTGTTAGAATTTCATAGCCTTCATTTGTTACACATATAGTATGTTCCCATTGAGCTGAGATGCTATGATCTTTTGTTACAACTGTCCATCCATCTCCAAGATGCTTAATTTCTTTTCTACCAGCATTTATCATAGGTTCTATAGTAATAAGCATTCCTGTTTTTAAGAAATCACCCGTATTAGGTTTTCCATAATGTAAGACTTGAGGATCCTCATGAAAATTTCTTCCTATTCCATGTCCACAGTATTCACGTACTACTGAAAATCCATTAGATTCAGCATGAGTTTGTATCGCATAACCTATATCACCTAATCTTGCCCCATTACGAACTTTTTG includes:
- the folC gene encoding bifunctional tetrahydrofolate synthase/dihydrofolate synthase → MKPNIVSSLDSWLSYLESIHPKSIDLSLDRIKIVADAMNISIKAIKFIIGGTNGKGSTCAFLESFLLESGYAVGLYTSPHIVLFNERIRVNGNSVEDEEIVENLSYVDKCRGKISLTYFEFTTLAALNIFSKNNLDVLILEIGLGGRLDAVNIIDADCSIVTNIGIDHIEWLGDTRDFIAKEKAFIYRSNKPAICGDFSPPDSLLNHASEINTNLYLINKDFQYEIDIANREWSYFGINYIFKKLPFPKIFGDNQIINASVALAALDLLNYYLPVQYKNICSGIEKTFVPGRFQIISTNPSIIIDVAHNSHAASILSKNLQAMGSFSKTYAVIGMLKDKDLIDVIKKTSINIDYWYCASTYGSRGLKASDLSHVINKTIDSNDVITYDFSSPYQALCAVLSKASEQDRIIVFGSFTTVADIYNNIHHIL
- a CDS encoding CvpA family protein, with amino-acid sequence MNFLDYIFLIILFLSSLIGFFRGFIKEFLSLSAYLVSFVVAVLFAPIFSCYLNNHIESLFIKDSISYISTFIVSLILCSLVSSMLSYFICQIGIANVDRFLGMIFGLLRGMFLIVLIVLFCCCINLSQENWWNNGIFIDPIMMFIEDIKLYIPYSYKLKDWLP
- the purF gene encoding amidophosphoribosyltransferase, which codes for MCGIVGVIGRSQVNQLLYDGLLLLQHRGQDAAGIATANNGLFNLHKSHGLVRDVFKTQNMLSLPGFQGIGQVRYPTAGSNNSEHEAQPFYVNAPFGIMFAHNGNLTNWKELREALYKKDQRHINTNSDSEVLLNVFAHELHSVSNGISLDENAIFKAVANLHKQVRGAYAVVSLIAGYGLVAFRDIYGIRPLCIGRQDTDKGVEWMIASESVALEGNGFKFVRDVAPGEAVFIDLDGNFFSKVCSNESVLTPCIFEYIYFARPDSFIDGVSVYDTRLRMGEYLAKKISKEISSGDIDVVIPIPDSSRPAAMQLADSLNLNYKEGLIKNRYVGRTFIMPGQAVRRKSVRQKLNAIGSEFKNKNVLLVDDSIVRGTTSKEIVEMARSVGAKKVYFASAASQIRYQNVYGIDMPTQNELVASNRSDEEVRRFIGADHLIYQDIDDMKQAVRDIKPSLSNFEASCFDGIYITGDVNPEYLSKLSNSRVS
- a CDS encoding disulfide bond formation protein B, with the protein product MKQYLGDKLFLFISTLCIISLGAALISQHIFDMQPCAWCVVQRLLFFFIGIISFFAYFIKNTMISKIVAVIVGILSIMGIIAALLQNALHSENLSCVITPADKIISNTGFDSAMPWLFNIYSSCADDPVILLGIEYFIWSLSLFVVLTIISFSIALRKN
- a CDS encoding MarC family protein; this encodes MLDTSFPLIKSFLFTLATLLPFLNPPAIAPIFLSMTEGASQEIRVMLAKKVAINVSIMLISTMIIGNAILALFGISLPIVRIGGGVLIMYSAWNLVTASDEKSNDSSQDNSMSLEKANSKSFYPLTFPVTFGPGAIAGAITVGVSILDENFSNALLKFSGAVPAILLATFTLYICMKFASQMLNKLGESGTAVFMRLSAFIMLCLGVQVCWAGVQGLVNTFL